The window ATCGACTGCATGGTCGACCAAGGCGTCGATGGCATCTGCATCCTCGCGAACTACTCCGAGCAGTTCGTCCTGACCGACGCCGAGCGCGACACGCTCGGCGATCTGTGCCTCGAACACACGGCGGGCCGCGTGCCGGTGATGGTCACGTGCAGCCATTTCAGCACTCGCATCGCGAGTGAGCGCGCCAAGCGCGCGGCGGCCGCGGGCGCGAGCCTCGTCATGCTGATGCCGCCGTATCACGGCGCGTTGCTCAAGGTCGACGAGAACGCGATGTTCGATCACTTCGCGCGCGTGGCCGAGGCGGCGGGCGTGCCGGTCATGGTTCAGGACGCGCCGCTTTCCGGCGTGACGCTTCCCGTGCCGTTTCTCGCGCGGCTCGCTCGCGAGTTGCCGCTCGTGCGCTACTTCAAGATCGAAGTGCCGCAAGCCGCAGCGAAATTGCGCGCGTTGATCGCGGCCGGCGGCGACACGATCGAAGGCCCGTTCGACGGCGAAGAGGCGATCACGCTGATGCCCGATCTCGACGCGGGCGCGACGGGCACGATGTCGAGCGCGCTGCTGCCCGACTTGATTCGCCTGGTCTTCGACGCGTATCGCGCCGGCGAACGCGACAAAGCGCGCGAGGGCTACGCGCGCATCCTGCCGCTCATCAACTATGAGAACCGCCAGTGCGGCTTGCGTGCGGCGAAGACGGTCATGAAAGAAGGCGGCGTGATCAAGAGCGATGCCGTGCGTCATCCGCTCGAAGCGCTTGCGCCCGCCACACGCGCGGAACTGCTGGAGTTGGCGCGCGAGGCGAATCCGCTTGCGCTGCGCTGGGGCCACTAAGAGCGGGATCGGGATCGAGATCGACATGAAGAAGATTTCGCTGGGACTCGTCGGCATCGGCAAGATCGCGCGCGATCAGCATCTGCCGGCCATCGCCGTGCACGAGGGCTTCGACCTCGTCGCGTGCGCGAGCCGGAATGCGCAAGTCGAGGGTGCGCGCAACTACTCGACCATCGACGCGATGCTCGCCGCCGAGCCGGAACTCGAAGCCGTTTCGCTCTGCGCTCCGCCGCAAGTCCGCTTCGCGCAGGCGCGCGCGGCGCTGAAGGCGGGCCTGCACGTCATGCTCGAAAAGCCGCCGGGCGCGAGCCTCAACGAAGTCGAAGTCCTGCGCGCGCACGCGCTCGCCGCCGGACGCACGCTCTTTGCGAGCTGGCATTCGCGTCATGCGCCCGCCGTCGAGGTGGCGCGCGCGTGGCTTGCGTCGCGCGAGATCCGCTCGGTCGACGTGCGCTGGAAAGAAGACGTGCGGCGCTGGCACCCGGGCCAAGCCTGGATCTGGGAGCCGGGCGGCCTCGGCGTGTTCGATCCGGGCATCAACGCGCTCTCGATCGCCACGCGCATCCTGCCGCGCGAAATCGTCCTCACCGAAGCCGCGCTTTACACGCCGGCCAACGTTCAGACGCCGATCGCCGCCGACCTCAAGTTCGTCGACGAAGACGGCGTGCCGGTCCGCGCGGGCTTCGACTGGCGGCATGGCCCGCGCGAGGAATGGGAAATCGAAGTGCGCACCGACCGCGGCACGCTCCTCATCGTCGCGGGCGGCAAGCATCTCGAGATCGGCGGCGTGCCGGTCGAGATCGGCCCCGAGCGCGAGTACCCGGCGCTTTACGACCACTTTCGGCAGTTGATCGAACGCGGCGAGAGCGATGTCGATGTGCGGCCGCTGCGGCTCGTCGCCGACGCCTTCATGCTCGGCCGCAAATACGAAGTCGAGCCGTTCGTCGAATGAGCCGAAAAATTCCGAACGCATTGCAAATGCTAAGGATTCCCTTACATAACGCCTTAACCACACGTGGTCGCTAAAGACCCAATCGCATCAAAGGAGACGAGTATGACCAGCAAACTTCGACGCCTGACGCTGTGCGCCGCGATGGCCACGCTGTTCGCGGCGCCCCTGGCGATGACGCAATCGATCGCGCATGCCGACGAGCCGCTCAAGATCGGCTTCCTCGTGAAGATGCCCGAGCAGGCATGGTTCATCAACGAGCAGAAGGCGGCGACGGCGCTCGGCCAGAAGCAAGGCTTCTCGGTCGTCAACATCGGCACGCCCGACGGCGAGAAGGTGCTCGCCGCGATCGACAACCTCGGCGCGCAAGGCGCGAAGGGCTTCGTGATCTGCGCGCCCGACGTGCGGCTCGGACCGGCCATCGAGGCGCGCGCGAAGCGCTACAGCATGAAGTTCGTGACGGTGGACGATCAGCTCGTCGATTCGTCGGGCAAGCCGCTCGGCGACGTGCCGCACCTCGGCATGTCGGCGTTCAAGATCGGCAACCAGGTCGGGCAGGCGATCTCCGACGAGATGAAGCGCCGCGGCTGGAACCCCGATGAAGTGGGCGCCATCCGCATCTCCGACTACGAGCTGCCGACGGCCAAGCTGCGCACGGACGGCGCGACGCAGACGCTGCTCGCGAGCGGCTTCAAGAAGGACAACATCTTCGACGCGCCGCAAAAGACGACCGACGACGAAGGCGGCTTCAACGCGGCCTCGCCGGTGTTCGCCAAGCACCCGAACATCAAGAAGTGGGTGATCTTCGCGCTGAACGAGGAAACGGTGATCGGCGGCGTGCGCGCATCGGAGCAGCTGCACATTCCGTCCGCGGACGTGATCGGCGTCGGCATCAACGGCGCGGGCGAAGCGTTCGCCGAACTGCAGCGCAAGGAACCGACGGGCTTCTACGGCACGATCGCGGTCAGCTCGACGAACCACGGCAAGCAGAGCACCGAGAACCTCGTCGACTGGATCAAGACGGGCAAGCAACCGCCGGCCGATACGCAGACCACGGGCAAGTTGATGACGCGCGACAACTGGAAGCAAGTGCGCGACGAACTCGGGATCTGAACGAGCATGCGTGACGCGAACGAAATCGCCGAAGCCGTGCCGAACGCAACGCGTCACGACGCCGGGCCCCCCTATCTGCAGCTCGACGGCATCACCGTCAGCTTCCCGGGGGTGCTCGCGCTCGACCGCGTGTCGTTCGAGGTGCGCGCGGGCGAAGTGCATGGCCTCATGGGTGAGAACGGCGCGGGCAAGTCGACGCTGCTCAAGGTGCTCTCGGGCGTCAACGATCCGCAGGCGGGCGCGTTGCGCCTCGCCGGCGTCGAGCGGCGCTTCGCGAACACCAAGGCGGCGATCGATGCCGGCATCGCGATCATCTACCAGGAGCTGCACCTGGTGCCCGAGCTGACGGTGGCGGAGAACCTGATGCTCGGGCAGTTGCCGAGCCGCTTCGGCGTGCTTGACGAGCGCTCGCTCGTCGAGCGGGCCATGGCCACGCTCGCGCGTCTCGGCGAGCACATCGATCCGAACGCGCAGGTCAAGGACTTGTCGATCGGCCAGCGCCAGATGATCGAAATCGGCAAGGCGTTGATGCGCGACGCACGCGTGATCGCCTTCGACGAACCGACCAGCTCGCTCTCGTCGCGCGAGACGAAGCAGCTGTTCGAGATCATCAACGCGTTGCGCGCCGAGGGCCGCGCGATCATCTACGTGACGCATCGGATGGACGAGGTTTACGAGCTGTGCGACCGCGTCACGGTGTTTCGCGACGGACGCTCGATCGAGACGTTCGAAACCGTCGACGGACTCGAGCGCGATCGCCTGATCAGCTGCATGGTCGGGCGCTCGATCAGCGACGTGTACAACTATCGCCCGCGCACGAGCGGCGACGTGCGGATCGGGGCGTTGGCGCTGATGGGGCCGGGCTTGTCGGAGCCGGCAACGTTCAGCGCGCGCCGCGGCGAGATTCTCGGCTTCTTCGGGCTCGTCGGCGCGGGGCGTTCCGAGCTGATGAAGCTGATCTGCGGCGCGGTGCGTCCGAGCGCGGGACATGTCGAACTCGACGGACGCCGCGTGGACTTCGGCACGCCGCGCGACGCGGTGCGCGCCGGCATCGCGATGTGCCCGGAAGACCGCAAGCAGGACGGCATCGTCGCGATCGCGTCGGTCGCCGACAACCTCAACATCAGCGCACGCCGCCATTTCAGCGTCGCGCGCTTCCTGCTGAATGGGCGGCGCGAGCGCGAGCTGACCGACGAATACGTCGCGAAGCTGTCGATCAAGACGCGCGACGGCGACACGGCGATCGGCACGCTGTCGGGCGGCAACCAGCAGAAGGTGATCCTCTCGCGCTGGCTCGCGGAAAAGATCGACGTCTTCGTGATGGATGAACCGACGCGCGGCATCGACGTCGGCGCCCGCGCGCAGATCTACGAGCTGCTCTACGGCTTGGCCGAGGCGGGGCGCACGGTGCTGATGGTGTCGAGCGATCTCGCCGAGGTGATCGGCGTCGCCGACCGCGTGCTCGTGATGAAGGAAGGCCGGATCGTCGGCGATCTGCCGAAGGCCGAGGCCACGCCGGATCAGCTGATCAAGCTGGCTTTGCCGCAGTAATCGGACCCAGGCCGCTTTGCATGCCGGCGTACCGCAACGAATGAGAGAAACCATGCAACAACCTCAATCCCTTCCGAAATCCGCGCAGTCCGGGCAGCCCGGCTCCGTCTCCCAGGCGGCGAAGGCGTGGCGGGTCATGAACAAGTCGGGCATCGTCATGGTGTTCGTGATCCTGTTCGCGATCCTGTCGTTCACCGTCCCCGACTTCCTGACGAGCCGCAATTTGCAGGGCCTGCTGCTCTCGGTCACGCTGATCGGCTCGATCGCCGTGACGATGATGTTCGTGCTCGCGCTCGGCGAGGTCGATCTGTCGGTGGCATCGATCGTGGCGCTGTCGGGCGTCGTGGCATCGATGCTGATCACGGCCACGCACAGCGTCTGGCTCGGCGTCGCGGGCGGCATCCTCGCGGGCGGCGCGGTCGGACTCGTCAACGGCGTGCTCGTCGGCCGCTATCGCATCAACTCCTTGATCGTGACGCTCGCGATGATGGAAGTCGTGCGCGGCCTCGCGTTTATCGCTTCGAACGGCGACGCGGTGATGATTACCGAAGAGCGCTTCTTCGATCTCGGCGGCGGCTCGTTCCTCGGCATTTCGTATCCGATCTGGAGCAACATCGTCGGCTTCGTCGTGTTCGGCTTCCTGCTCAGGAAGACCGTGTTCGGCAAGAACGTGCTCGCGGTGGGCGGCAATAGCGACGCGGCACGGCTCGCGGGGCTGCCTGTGACGCGCATCAAGATCGCCGTGTTCGTGCTCCAGGGGCTCGTGACCGGCTTTGCCGGCGTGATGCTCGCGTCGCGGATGAGCTTGGGCGATCCGAAGACGTCGGTCGGCCTCGAACTCGGCGTGATTTCGGCGTGCGTGCTCGGCGGCGTGTCGCTGACGGGCGGCGTGGCGACCATCTCGGGCGTGCTGGTGGGCGTGCTGATCATGGGCTCGGTGCAGGACGCGATGAGCCTCATGAACGTGCCGACCTTCTATCAGTACCTGATTCGCGGCGGCATCCTGCTGCTCGCCGTTCTGTTCGATCACTACCGCCGCACGCGGCGGCGCAGCGCGGCGCGCGTGTAGTCGCGCGAGCGATGCGGGCCCTCCGCTGCGGGAACTGCGCGAAAGGTGAGGTTATTCGGGAGCAGCGTTTTGCAGCGCTCCCGATTGACAGCGGAAATCGAAATACCCCTTGTTTTCAGGCATAAAAAAATGCGCGGCAAATCGATATGCGTCGCTACAAGGAGCGAAAGGTGAGCGTTTTCGGGGGCGTGCTGAGAGAGGTGGCTTTGGCGGCTTTGCGATCCGGCAACGCGATGGCTTGGCGCGAACGCGCACCCGGCGCTGCGCAGGATCGTTATGCAGTTCTCAGCAATGGGATGGATGTGCTGACGCGCACGCCGAACGCAGCACGGTCAGCATGTGATAACCGTGCTGCGTTCGGCGTGCGCCGACAGCATCGTGCAGCCGTGAAATCGCGCAACGGCGCAACGATCTCACTGGCCTGCCTGATAGGGCAAATGCGTGAGCAACTGCGTCGACTACTGCGCCGCCGCGAGCTTCACGCCGGGCCGCAACGCTTGGGAAGTCTCTTGCGTTCCCTTGCGCTGATCGGACACCTGCTCGATGCCTTTCTTCGTGACTTCTTCGAGGAAGGTCAAGCGGGCGCGGTAGTAGTCCGCGTGCATTTGTGCGTCGAGGACGCGCTGCTCGGCCTGAAACAGCTCCATGCGCAGTTCGTTCAACGCTCGTTCCGCTTGCTTCTCGGGAGTTGGCGCGTGATTTGATGCCCAATTTGCAACCCAGCGCAGCATGATGAAGCCCTCCTGTACGCAGATGCTCTTGCTCTGATGTGAAAACGGTTTCTCGCCGTAATCGCTCGGCAACCGGTCTGGAACATCAGCCCGATTAAGGCTATCAAAATCTGGACTTGGCTTGTGTGACTTTCAGCACATGTTGCGAAAGCGACGCACCGCTGTATTTACTGATTGGAATTGTCGCGGCCGTTATGCAAGATCGTGTGGAGTGGGGGTGTGCCTAGTTTTATAGGCGATTGTTGCGTCAACCTATAACCCGATTGACACTAATTGACGAACGCCGATAAACGGCTTTCGATTTTTGAAATTTTGTCGTCCATTGCAATCGCTCTGCGGCAGAAATTGCAAAGATGAATGTGTGCGGATAACCGCATTGTTTATAGGTGCACCGTATCGGCGCAATGCGGTTTTACCTACACGTGCTGAGCACGTGACCAGCTTAAGGTGAGGTTTTTCGGGAGTCCGAGGCATGAGAGCTCATGGTGAGCCGGGTCAGTCAGGCTCACGCACCTCATCCCCCTCAGGGCAACTGCCACCAGCCCGGCAAGAGACGCCGGACTTCGCGACGCCGGTAGCGATCGTCGATCAGATGCACGACGCCGGCATCGTGTTCGGTGCGAATCACGCGCCCCGCTGCCTGCACGACTTTTTGCAGACCGGGGTACAGGTACACGTAATCGTAGCCGTTGCCGAACTTCGCCTCCATCGTGCGGCGCATCTGCTCATTGACCGCGTTCAGCTGCGGCAAGCCGAGCGTGGCGATGAACGCGCCGATCAACTGCTCGCCGACGAGATCGACGCCTTCGGAAAACGCGCCTCCCAGCACAGCGAAGCCGATGCCGCAGCGCGTGTCGCGAAAGCGCGCGAGGAAGGCGTCGCGCGCGGCTTCGTCCATGCCGGGGGCCTGAGTCCAGATCGGCAGCGTGGGATGGCGCTCGCGCAACAACGCCGCGACGCGCTCGAGATAGTCGAAGCTGCTCAGAAAGCCGAGATAGTTGCCGGGCTGCGCGGCGTACTGTTGCGCGATCAGCTCGACGATCGGTGCGAGCGAGCGTTCGCGGTCGCGCCAGCGCGTCGAGACGTGAGCGGCCACGTGCACTTTCAATTGCTGCGCGCGAAACGGCCCGTCGACCTCGAGCCAGTTCGTCGCTTCCGGCAAGCCGAGCGTGTCGCGGTAGAAGTGGAATGGATTCAGCGTCCCGGAAAACATCACCGTCGTGTGCGCGGCGTCGTAGCGAGGCGCGAGGTACGGCGCCGGAATCACGTTGCGCACGCATAGCGTCGAAGCGGATTGGGCGCGCGCGCCGCGTGAGGTTTCATCGCGCGTGACATCGAAGATCGAGTGCTCGCCGAACTGTTCGGCAAGCGCGACGAAGTGCATGGCGTCGAAGAACACGCGCAGCAATGCGTCGTCGATCGATAGCGGCGCTTCGACGAGCTGATCCGTGACCGCGCCGATCAGATTCTGCGCCGCCGACAACAACCGCGCGGGCACTTCCGCATGCACTTGGTACGCGTCGGTTTGAGCGCGATTCAAGGCATTCCATTCGCGGTGCAGTCGTTCGAGCGGCTTCTTCAGCGTTTCCGGCGCGCTCTTGCGCGCGGCGCGAAAGTCGCTTTGTTCGAGCGACGCCGTGTACATCTTGCGCGCGCGTTCGAGCAGGTTGTGCGCCTCGTCGACCAGCACCGCGACGCGCCATTGATTCAACCGCGTGAGCGCGAAGAGCAGTGCGCTGCTGTCGTAGAAGTAGTTGTAGTCGCCGACGACCACGTCGCTCCAGCGCGCGAGTTCTTGCGCGAGGTAGTACGGGCAGACGTCATGTGCGAGGGCGGCGGCGCGCACGGCTTCGCGATCGAGCCGCCGCGAGCCGTCGAGCGCTGCGCTGCGCGCGTCATGAAGACGATCGTAGAAGCCGCGCGCGAGCGGGCACGAATCGCCATGACAGGACTTGTCGGGATGCTCGCAGGCTTTGTCGCGCGCGACGAGCTCGAGCGTGCGCAAGGGCAGCGGCGTGCCGGTGCCTGCGCTTGCGCTCGCGCTCGCGTGCAGCGTATCGATGGCTTCGAGCGCCAACGCGCGGCCAGGGGTCTTTGCGGTCAGAAAGAAGACTCGCTCGACGCGATCCTCACCGCACGCTTTCAGCATCGGAAAGATCGTCGCGAGCGTCTTGCCGATGCCGGTAGGCGCCTGCGCCATCAAGGTCTGGCCGTCGCGCGCGGCCCGATAGACCGCGACTGCCAGTTCACGCTGGCCGCTTCGAAAGCGCTCATGCGGAAACTTGAGCGCACCGAGTGCGGCGTTGCGTGCGTCGCGGTGGGCCGCTTCCTGCGCGGCCCAATCGAGAAAGCGCTCGCATTGTTCGACGAAAAACGATTCCAGCGACGCCGCGTCATGCGATTGCGTCAGCACCGTTTCCTTCTGGCTGCCGATATCGAAGTACACGAGCGCGACGTCGAGCTGCGAGAGCGCGCGCGCCTGACAAAGCAGATGTCCGTAGACGAGCGCCTGCGCCCAATGCAGGGCGCGATGATTGGCCGGCATCGCGTCGAGATCGCCGCGATAGGTTTTCACTTCCTCGAGCCGGTTGAGCGCGGCGTCGTAGCCGTCGGCGCGGCCGCGCACGGTGAGATCGCGATACGTGCCGGCGAGCGTGATCTCTGCCTCGTAACCGCTCGCTCGACGCGCGGCGACGGTTGCGTGACCGGCGATGCCTTCGAGCGCGGTGGGGGCCGGCGTGAAGCGCAGGTCGAGATCGCCGCGTTTGGCCGTGAACTCGCAGAGGGCGCGTACGGCGACGACGTAGGTCATGCCGCCGCCTCGGCCTCTGCTGCGCCGGCGCCGGCGTCGTCCGTCCAGCGCACGTCGAGCACGCGCACCGGCATGCCGTGCTGCACGCAATACTGCAGCCAGCGGATCTGATTGTCTTGCAGACGGTCGCCCGGACCCTTCACTTCGATCAGCTCATAGCGCCGCTCGGCGGGCCAAAAGCGGATCAGGTCGGGCAGCCCCGACCGGTTGCTGCGAATGTCGCCGAGCAGCCGCTCGAACCAGAGCTTCAGATGCGCGGCCGGAAGGCAATCGAGCGCTTGCACAATTAACTCGGGCGTCAGCACGCCCCAGAACACGAACGGCGATTGCACGCCGGCTTTGCTCTCGAGATGGAGCAGGATCGTTTCGCGATAGCTGCCGTTATCGAGTTGGGCCAAACACCGGTTGAAACTCTCGGCGCGGCGCGCGCGGAAGTCGGGCGCGTGCAGATCGGCGGGGCCGCGCTGGAACGGGTGAAAGAACGCGCCCGGAATGGCCGCGAACACCGGCTCCCAGCACAGCAGGCCGAACAGCGAATTGATCAGCGCGTTCTCGACGTAGTGAACGGGCGCGTCGGCGGCGCTCAGCGCGTCGCGCGCGGCGTACTCGACCGGGATCGGCGCTGCAGGCCGAACGAGTTCGAGGGTGCTGCGCGCGATCGGCTGCGCTGTTGCAGCCGCGCGTTTTGCCGGCTGCCCCGTTTGGCGCTGCAAGCGCGGCAGCATCCGCGCGATGCGCTGGCTTTCCTCCTCGCTTTCCGGCGACTCTGCCGATTGCAACGCGAGCGCCAACGCATCGTCGAAGCGGCCGCAGCGCTCCAGCACCCGCATGCGCCGGTGACGCGC is drawn from Trinickia violacea and contains these coding sequences:
- a CDS encoding dihydrodipicolinate synthase family protein — its product is MTTFARPFSGVFPVAPTPFTDSGELDLDGQRRVIDCMVDQGVDGICILANYSEQFVLTDAERDTLGDLCLEHTAGRVPVMVTCSHFSTRIASERAKRAAAAGASLVMLMPPYHGALLKVDENAMFDHFARVAEAAGVPVMVQDAPLSGVTLPVPFLARLARELPLVRYFKIEVPQAAAKLRALIAAGGDTIEGPFDGEEAITLMPDLDAGATGTMSSALLPDLIRLVFDAYRAGERDKAREGYARILPLINYENRQCGLRAAKTVMKEGGVIKSDAVRHPLEALAPATRAELLELAREANPLALRWGH
- a CDS encoding Gfo/Idh/MocA family protein, coding for MKKISLGLVGIGKIARDQHLPAIAVHEGFDLVACASRNAQVEGARNYSTIDAMLAAEPELEAVSLCAPPQVRFAQARAALKAGLHVMLEKPPGASLNEVEVLRAHALAAGRTLFASWHSRHAPAVEVARAWLASREIRSVDVRWKEDVRRWHPGQAWIWEPGGLGVFDPGINALSIATRILPREIVLTEAALYTPANVQTPIAADLKFVDEDGVPVRAGFDWRHGPREEWEIEVRTDRGTLLIVAGGKHLEIGGVPVEIGPEREYPALYDHFRQLIERGESDVDVRPLRLVADAFMLGRKYEVEPFVE
- a CDS encoding arabinose ABC transporter substrate-binding protein, which gives rise to MTSKLRRLTLCAAMATLFAAPLAMTQSIAHADEPLKIGFLVKMPEQAWFINEQKAATALGQKQGFSVVNIGTPDGEKVLAAIDNLGAQGAKGFVICAPDVRLGPAIEARAKRYSMKFVTVDDQLVDSSGKPLGDVPHLGMSAFKIGNQVGQAISDEMKRRGWNPDEVGAIRISDYELPTAKLRTDGATQTLLASGFKKDNIFDAPQKTTDDEGGFNAASPVFAKHPNIKKWVIFALNEETVIGGVRASEQLHIPSADVIGVGINGAGEAFAELQRKEPTGFYGTIAVSSTNHGKQSTENLVDWIKTGKQPPADTQTTGKLMTRDNWKQVRDELGI
- the araG gene encoding L-arabinose ABC transporter ATP-binding protein AraG translates to MRDANEIAEAVPNATRHDAGPPYLQLDGITVSFPGVLALDRVSFEVRAGEVHGLMGENGAGKSTLLKVLSGVNDPQAGALRLAGVERRFANTKAAIDAGIAIIYQELHLVPELTVAENLMLGQLPSRFGVLDERSLVERAMATLARLGEHIDPNAQVKDLSIGQRQMIEIGKALMRDARVIAFDEPTSSLSSRETKQLFEIINALRAEGRAIIYVTHRMDEVYELCDRVTVFRDGRSIETFETVDGLERDRLISCMVGRSISDVYNYRPRTSGDVRIGALALMGPGLSEPATFSARRGEILGFFGLVGAGRSELMKLICGAVRPSAGHVELDGRRVDFGTPRDAVRAGIAMCPEDRKQDGIVAIASVADNLNISARRHFSVARFLLNGRRERELTDEYVAKLSIKTRDGDTAIGTLSGGNQQKVILSRWLAEKIDVFVMDEPTRGIDVGARAQIYELLYGLAEAGRTVLMVSSDLAEVIGVADRVLVMKEGRIVGDLPKAEATPDQLIKLALPQ
- the araH gene encoding L-arabinose ABC transporter permease AraH; translation: MQQPQSLPKSAQSGQPGSVSQAAKAWRVMNKSGIVMVFVILFAILSFTVPDFLTSRNLQGLLLSVTLIGSIAVTMMFVLALGEVDLSVASIVALSGVVASMLITATHSVWLGVAGGILAGGAVGLVNGVLVGRYRINSLIVTLAMMEVVRGLAFIASNGDAVMITEERFFDLGGGSFLGISYPIWSNIVGFVVFGFLLRKTVFGKNVLAVGGNSDAARLAGLPVTRIKIAVFVLQGLVTGFAGVMLASRMSLGDPKTSVGLELGVISACVLGGVSLTGGVATISGVLVGVLIMGSVQDAMSLMNVPTFYQYLIRGGILLLAVLFDHYRRTRRRSAARV
- a CDS encoding ATP-dependent DNA helicase encodes the protein MTYVVAVRALCEFTAKRGDLDLRFTPAPTALEGIAGHATVAARRASGYEAEITLAGTYRDLTVRGRADGYDAALNRLEEVKTYRGDLDAMPANHRALHWAQALVYGHLLCQARALSQLDVALVYFDIGSQKETVLTQSHDAASLESFFVEQCERFLDWAAQEAAHRDARNAALGALKFPHERFRSGQRELAVAVYRAARDGQTLMAQAPTGIGKTLATIFPMLKACGEDRVERVFFLTAKTPGRALALEAIDTLHASASASAGTGTPLPLRTLELVARDKACEHPDKSCHGDSCPLARGFYDRLHDARSAALDGSRRLDREAVRAAALAHDVCPYYLAQELARWSDVVVGDYNYFYDSSALLFALTRLNQWRVAVLVDEAHNLLERARKMYTASLEQSDFRAARKSAPETLKKPLERLHREWNALNRAQTDAYQVHAEVPARLLSAAQNLIGAVTDQLVEAPLSIDDALLRVFFDAMHFVALAEQFGEHSIFDVTRDETSRGARAQSASTLCVRNVIPAPYLAPRYDAAHTTVMFSGTLNPFHFYRDTLGLPEATNWLEVDGPFRAQQLKVHVAAHVSTRWRDRERSLAPIVELIAQQYAAQPGNYLGFLSSFDYLERVAALLRERHPTLPIWTQAPGMDEAARDAFLARFRDTRCGIGFAVLGGAFSEGVDLVGEQLIGAFIATLGLPQLNAVNEQMRRTMEAKFGNGYDYVYLYPGLQKVVQAAGRVIRTEHDAGVVHLIDDRYRRREVRRLLPGWWQLP
- a CDS encoding VRR-NUC domain-containing protein, which translates into the protein MPTDPPPYYLLNFERALAWIAERYDDLFSTGERAFFEAFAALPQSSRALLVRMLMRKGTLFRASRLSYEEIGCPLAASQPLVELGWLDSEPALTLDEVFALTTRPELLQLFPSTALGKHARKADLLDALRAAHIDARSYAAWGAPPGDPVFRVTIAPLCERWRLMFFGNLHQDWTEFVLAELGVFKYESVSFSQSSRAFQRREDIDAYLALHAYREGLDGLDALDDDKALDALVAAVLAVDIDNAWLETRRAKLLFRIGQHAERRQAWDAAQAVFGRCTWPGARHRRMRVLERCGRFDDALALALQSAESPESEEESQRIARMLPRLQRQTGQPAKRAAATAQPIARSTLELVRPAAPIPVEYAARDALSAADAPVHYVENALINSLFGLLCWEPVFAAIPGAFFHPFQRGPADLHAPDFRARRAESFNRCLAQLDNGSYRETILLHLESKAGVQSPFVFWGVLTPELIVQALDCLPAAHLKLWFERLLGDIRSNRSGLPDLIRFWPAERRYELIEVKGPGDRLQDNQIRWLQYCVQHGMPVRVLDVRWTDDAGAGAAEAEAAA